From Coffea arabica cultivar ET-39 chromosome 9c, Coffea Arabica ET-39 HiFi, whole genome shotgun sequence, one genomic window encodes:
- the LOC113708586 gene encoding probable splicing factor 3A subunit 1, producing MLGNLPILPLPAPPSDGNLGPLPLAQITEEDEKQNGSQEDLSKADNSNSAPISVATHTRTIGIIYPPPDIRNIVDKTSQFVAKNGPEFEKRIIASNAGNPKFNFLNASDPYHAYYQHRLSEARAQNQVSALQPLQLADSAAPESATAAPAADGKDAIAKPDPSVQFRPVRKILEPPEAEQYTVRLPEGITGEELDIIKLTAQFVARNGKSFLTGLTSREINNPQFLFLKPTHSMFMFFTSLADAYSKVLMPPKALTDKLRKSVTDMTTVLERCLHRLEWERSQEQARQKAEDEIEQERLHMAMIDWHDFVVVETIDFADDEDEDLPPPMTLEEVIRRSKMTGMEEEEIIEPGKEVEMEMDEEEVQLVEEGMRAASLEENGDLKNNEAKVTIDEAEPPMRIVKNWRRPEERLPAERDPTKFVVSPITGELIPDNEMSEHIRISLIDPKYKEQKERMFAKIRDTTLAPDDEITKNIVGLARTRPDIFGTTEEEVSNAVKAEIEKKKDDQPKQVIWDGHTGSIGRTASQAMSQNAGGEDLNEAGNSDMRNLPGPAAPPPPRPGMPSIRPLPPPPGLALNIPRPPNTVQYSTPTGPGVLAPPPPRPPVVGVLPRPAPHLMSMMPGQQPLMVNRPQMHPSMSMNSPNMPVPPPPGSQFTPLSAPRPFVPLSMSQPGMPMVPPPSMPQGMPPPPPEEAPPPLPEEPEPKRQKLDDALLVPEDQFLAQHSGPARINVSVPNHDEGNMKGQVLEILVQSLSETVSSLKEKIAGEIQLPANKQKLSGRPGFLKDNLSLAYYNVAPGETLQLSLRERGGRKR from the exons ATGTTGGGCAATTTGCCGATATTGCCTTTACCTGCACCCCCTTCTGATGGTAATCTTGGGCCTTTACCACTAGCTCAGATAACTGAAGAAGACGAGAAACAGAATGGAAGTCAAGAGGATCTGAGCAAAGCTGACAACTCCAACTCAGCTCCTATTTCGGTTGCGACTCATACGAGAACTATTGGTATTATTTATCCTCCTCCAGATATCAGAAACATTGTTGACAAGACATCTCAGTTTGTGGCCAAGAATGGTCCTGAGTTTGAAAAGAGGATTATTGCTAGCAATGCTGGGAatccaaaatttaactttttgAATGCCTCTGATCCATACCATGCGTACTATCAGCATCGTTTATCTGAAGCCCGTGCACAAAATCAGGTTTCTGCTCTGCAGCCATTGCAACTGGCAGATTCAGCTGCTCCAGAGTCCGCAACTGCTGCCCCAGCTGCTGATGGCAAGGATGCGATTGCAAAGCCTGATCCATCGGTGCAGTTTAGGCCTGTTCGTAAAATTCTTGAACCCCCTGAAGCAGAGCAGTACACTGTTCGCCTCCCTGAAGGGATTACAGGGGAGGAGTTGGACATAATTAAGCTTACTGCCCAGTTTGTCGCAAGGAATGGGAAATCATTTTTGACTGGATTGACCAGTAGGGAGATTAACAATCCtcaatttctttttctaaaaccaACCCATAGCATGTTTATGTTTTTTACATCTCTTGCGGATGCTTATTCGAAAGTATTGATGCCTCCAAAAGCGTTAACAGATAAGTTGAGAAAGAGTGTAACTGACATGACTACGGTGCTTGAAAGATGCCTTCATCGCTTGGAGTGGGAACGGTCGCAGGAGCAGGCTAGGCAGAAAGCTGAAGATGAGATAGAACAGGAGCGATTACATATGGCCATGATTGATTGGCATGACTTTGTTGTAGTAGAGACCATAGACTTTGCAGATGATGAGGATGAAGATTTGCCCCCTCCTATGACCCTGGAGGAGGTTATACGAAGAAGCAAGATGACAGGTATGGAAGAAGAGGAGATCATTGAGCCTGGGAAGGAAGTAGAAATGGAAATGGATGAAGAGGAGGTGCAGCTTGTTGAGGAGGGCATGAGGGCAGCTAGTCTTGAAGAGAACGGGGACCTGAAGAATAATGAAGCTAAGGTTACAATAGATGAAGCAGAACCACCTATGAGGATAGTAAAGAATTGGAGGAGACCTGAGGAGAGGTTACCTGCTGAAAGAGATCCAACTAAATTTGTTGTGTCTCCAATAACTGGTGAGCTGATTCCTGACAATGAGATGTCTGAACATATCAGGATCTCTTTAATTGATCCAAAGTACAAGGAGCAGAAGGAGAGGATGTTTGCAAAAATTAGGGATACTACTCTTGCTCCTGATGATGAGATCACAAAAAATATTGTTGGACTTGCTCGAACCCGTCCTGATATTTTTGGTACTACTGAGGAGGAAGTCTCTAATGCTGTTAAGGCAGAGATCGAGAAGAAAAAAGATGATCAACCAAAGCAAGTCATTTGGGATGGGCATACGGGAAGTATTGGTCGTACAGCAAGTCAGGCCATGTCTCAGAATGCTGGTGGAGAAGATCTAAATGAAGCAGGCAACAGTGATATGAGAAATCTTCCAGGTCCTGCAGCTCCTCCTCCTCCCAGACCTGGCATGCCATCAATTAGACCTCTTCCTCCACCTCCTGGACTTGCCTTGAATATCCCTAGGCCTCCTAATACTGTTCAGTATTCAACCCCAACTGGTCCCGGTGTTTTGGCTCCACCTCCACCTAGGCCTCCAGTCGTCGGTGTTCTGCCTAGACCTGCACCTCATCTGATGTCAATGATGCCGGGCCAGCAACCTCTGATGGTAAATCGACCCCAAATGCATCCGTCCATGTCCATGAATTCCCCCAACATGCCTGTGCCACCGCCACCTGGATCTCAATTTACACCTTTGTCTGCTCCCCGGCCTTTTGTTCCCCTTTCCATGTCACAGCCGGGCATGCCTATGGTCCCACCGCCATCCATGCCTCAGGGAATGCCACCACCTCCACCTGAGGAAGCTCCTCCACCACTTCCTGAAGAACCAGAACCAAAAAGACAGAAACTTGATGATGCTCTGCTTGTTCCCGAGGATCAATTTTTAGCTCAACATTCG GGACCTGCTCGTATCAACGTGTCTGTGCCCAATCATGATGAAGGCAATATGAAAGGGCAGGTGCTGGAGATTCTTGTGCAGTCGCTGTCTGAAACTGTCAGCAGCTTGAAAGAGAAAATAGCTGGTGAGATTCAACTTCCGGCTAACAAACAGAAACTGAGTGGAAGGCCTGGTTTTCTCAAGGACAATTTGTCGCTCGCATATTATAACGTAGCACCCGGAGAAACACTTCAACTCTCTCTCAGAGAGCGTGGAGGAAGAAAGAGATGA